A stretch of the Candidatus Jettenia sp. AMX2 genome encodes the following:
- a CDS encoding DUF3786 domain-containing protein, producing the protein MLDIYKELPGTNCGECGVPACIAFAVKVKNAQRKLSDCPYRKGKNGTVFSPKTPAAREDNYERVSNELEKEAICTDFQEAAFAIGGHYLVENGTGVIKFTMMNKQYEMRKEGLFEDNGTYCNDSWSKIIVYDYIRRKGNKSLTGDWVTLGHFPNTASHVKAFQRSAEEKVAIAFHDRIKDLKTRCKELGGREVPGRMKCDFICRFDLLPHIPFYVCFWESDEEFPASCKLFLDSSADAYIDIEYLAYLVERFIEIVVQKGYGTSGEKNTG; encoded by the coding sequence ATGCTCGACATCTATAAGGAATTGCCCGGAACAAATTGCGGAGAATGCGGAGTGCCTGCCTGTATTGCCTTTGCTGTCAAGGTTAAAAATGCTCAACGTAAGTTGTCTGATTGTCCGTACAGAAAGGGAAAAAACGGGACCGTATTTTCCCCGAAAACTCCCGCTGCAAGAGAGGATAATTACGAACGGGTGAGCAACGAGTTAGAGAAAGAGGCAATTTGTACTGATTTTCAAGAGGCTGCTTTTGCCATCGGGGGACATTATTTGGTTGAAAACGGAACCGGGGTTATTAAATTTACCATGATGAATAAACAGTACGAAATGCGCAAGGAGGGTTTGTTTGAGGATAATGGTACCTATTGTAATGACTCATGGTCAAAGATTATTGTGTATGATTATATCCGCAGGAAAGGAAATAAATCCTTAACGGGCGATTGGGTTACCCTCGGGCATTTTCCCAATACAGCCTCTCATGTAAAGGCATTCCAGCGAAGCGCAGAGGAAAAGGTGGCAATAGCGTTTCATGACCGGATAAAAGACCTAAAGACACGGTGCAAGGAGCTTGGTGGAAGAGAAGTCCCGGGCAGGATGAAGTGTGACTTTATTTGCCGTTTTGACCTTTTGCCACATATTCCTTTTTATGTATGTTTCTGGGAGTCCGATGAGGAGTTTCCGGCAAGCTGCAAACTATTTCTGGATAGTAGTGCAGATGCTTATATTGATATAGAATATCTTGCTTACCTTGTAGAAAGATTTATTGAGATAGTCGTTCAGAAAGGCTATGGAACGTCAGGGGAGAAGAATACAGGATGA
- the ppdK gene encoding pyruvate, phosphate dikinase, with protein MSPKYVYFFGNGSAEGRADMRSLLGGKGANIAEMTNLGIPVPPGFTITTEVCDLYFKNKQRYPEGLAEEIERNLLQLEKLMGAKLGDAENPLLVSVRSGAAASMPGMMDTVLNLGLNPDAVSGIIKKTNNERFAWDAYRRFIAMFANVVMGVERHDFEEILEKYKKKARVKTDTELTAEHLKRIVEEYKTIYRKKTRESFPNDPKIQMDKAIKAVFASWNNPRAVKYRQLYDVKGLLGTAVNVQSMVFGNMGNHSATGVCFTRNPSTGENKFYGEFLINAQGEDVVAGIRTPETIEDLRKEMPEVYQELVKYKDILEHHFKDVQDIEFTIQEGRLFILQTRSGKRTARAAIKIAVDMVKEGLIDKKTAISRIDPAQLDQLLHPTFDPRAKREVVAVGLPASPGAAMGRVVFSAEDAEKLAEKHEKVILVRQETSPEDIGGMHVSQGILTTRGGMTSHAAVVARGMGKCCVAGCGSLTVDYKKQNFKVNGKVVKKGDYISIDGSSGEVMLGQIATIKPRLSGDFATLMEWADEVRKLKVRTNADTPDDAKRARELGAEGIGLCRTEHMFFGENRIDFVRQMILSAPDVKNLKGKTSFLERELIKAANNKIDILKKEIALAKTEIKEPLTLYTDALKKLLPMQRGDFEKIFKAMDGFPVTIRLLDPPLHEFLPQEEYNQKDIAKKMGISLKEVQQKVAMLHELNPMLGHRGCRIGVTYPEIYDMQVQAIIEAACNMKKKGIAVFPEIMIPIVSAEGEFSILKENVHNIAENIMKKKGVQIKYAVGTMIELPRAALIADKIAAHAEFFSFGTNDLTQMTFGFSRDDVGSFVPDYIERGILEKDPFQVLDQEGTGQLVEIGIKNGRSARPDLKIGICGEHGGNPQSIAFCHKAGMDYVSCSPFRIPIARLAAAQASFQQPVSQATV; from the coding sequence ATGTCACCTAAGTATGTTTATTTTTTTGGCAATGGATCTGCGGAGGGACGTGCGGATATGAGATCATTGCTGGGTGGTAAGGGGGCAAATATTGCTGAAATGACCAATCTTGGTATACCAGTTCCTCCAGGATTTACCATAACAACAGAGGTTTGCGATCTGTATTTTAAAAATAAACAGCGCTATCCGGAAGGCCTTGCGGAGGAAATAGAACGCAATCTCTTACAGTTAGAGAAATTAATGGGGGCAAAATTAGGTGACGCTGAAAACCCATTGCTTGTTTCCGTCCGCAGTGGTGCAGCAGCATCTATGCCAGGGATGATGGATACCGTTTTGAATTTAGGGTTAAATCCGGATGCAGTCAGTGGTATTATTAAGAAAACGAATAACGAACGGTTTGCATGGGATGCATACCGGCGGTTTATTGCAATGTTTGCCAATGTGGTCATGGGGGTGGAACGTCACGATTTTGAAGAAATTCTTGAGAAATACAAAAAAAAGGCCAGGGTGAAAACAGATACGGAGTTGACCGCGGAGCACCTGAAACGTATTGTTGAAGAGTACAAAACTATTTACCGGAAAAAGACGCGCGAGTCGTTTCCAAACGACCCGAAGATACAGATGGATAAGGCAATTAAGGCTGTCTTTGCATCGTGGAATAATCCCCGTGCCGTAAAATACCGGCAATTGTATGACGTGAAAGGTCTTCTGGGGACGGCAGTCAATGTTCAGTCTATGGTTTTCGGTAATATGGGGAATCATTCTGCCACAGGGGTATGTTTTACAAGAAATCCTTCTACCGGTGAAAATAAGTTTTACGGGGAGTTCCTCATCAATGCACAGGGTGAAGATGTTGTTGCAGGTATCCGCACACCCGAGACAATTGAAGACCTCAGGAAAGAGATGCCGGAAGTTTACCAGGAGCTGGTTAAATACAAGGATATCCTGGAGCATCATTTTAAGGATGTTCAGGACATTGAATTTACGATACAGGAAGGCCGGTTGTTTATCTTACAGACACGGTCCGGGAAGCGTACTGCACGGGCAGCGATAAAAATTGCCGTTGACATGGTGAAAGAAGGGCTTATTGATAAGAAGACGGCTATTTCCCGCATCGATCCGGCCCAACTGGACCAGTTGTTACATCCGACCTTTGATCCAAGAGCCAAAAGGGAAGTTGTTGCTGTAGGGCTTCCTGCCTCTCCGGGAGCAGCGATGGGAAGGGTTGTTTTTAGTGCAGAGGATGCAGAGAAACTGGCAGAAAAGCACGAAAAGGTAATTCTTGTGCGGCAGGAGACCTCGCCTGAAGACATCGGTGGAATGCATGTTTCCCAGGGTATCCTGACAACGCGGGGCGGTATGACTTCACATGCCGCTGTAGTGGCAAGAGGCATGGGTAAATGCTGCGTGGCGGGATGTGGTTCTCTGACTGTTGATTATAAAAAACAGAATTTTAAAGTGAACGGGAAAGTTGTGAAGAAAGGGGATTACATTTCCATAGATGGGAGCAGCGGAGAGGTAATGCTGGGGCAAATTGCTACGATTAAACCCAGGCTCAGCGGGGATTTTGCCACGCTTATGGAATGGGCAGACGAGGTCAGGAAACTGAAAGTACGGACGAATGCAGATACGCCGGATGATGCCAAAAGGGCCCGCGAGCTGGGCGCGGAAGGTATCGGACTCTGCAGGACAGAACATATGTTCTTTGGGGAAAACAGGATTGATTTTGTTCGTCAGATGATTCTCTCAGCGCCGGATGTTAAGAATTTAAAGGGTAAAACCAGCTTCCTGGAAAGGGAACTGATAAAGGCTGCAAACAATAAAATTGATATCCTGAAGAAAGAAATAGCATTGGCAAAAACAGAGATCAAAGAACCCTTAACGTTATACACGGATGCCCTGAAGAAATTACTTCCCATGCAGCGCGGTGATTTTGAAAAGATATTTAAAGCTATGGATGGTTTCCCGGTTACCATACGGCTTCTTGACCCGCCCCTTCATGAATTTTTGCCACAGGAAGAGTATAACCAGAAAGATATTGCAAAAAAGATGGGAATCAGTCTGAAAGAGGTTCAGCAGAAGGTTGCCATGCTTCATGAATTGAATCCCATGCTGGGGCACCGTGGGTGCCGTATTGGTGTTACCTATCCCGAGATATATGATATGCAGGTACAAGCCATTATTGAAGCTGCATGCAACATGAAGAAAAAGGGTATTGCCGTGTTTCCCGAGATTATGATACCTATCGTGAGCGCCGAAGGGGAATTCAGCATATTGAAGGAAAATGTACATAACATTGCAGAAAATATCATGAAGAAAAAAGGCGTACAGATTAAATACGCGGTTGGTACGATGATTGAATTGCCGCGGGCGGCACTGATAGCGGACAAGATTGCGGCACATGCAGAGTTCTTTTCGTTTGGAACCAATGACCTTACCCAAATGACCTTCGGTTTTAGCCGTGATGATGTTGGTTCTTTCGTGCCGGATTATATCGAAAGAGGCATTCTTGAAAAAGACCCCTTTCAGGTGTTAGACCAGGAGGGCACCGGGCAATTGGTAGAAATAGGGATCAAGAACGGACGAAGTGCGAGACCTGATTTAAAAATAGGCATCTGTGGCGAGCATGGCGGAAATCCCCAATCTATTGCCTTCTGCCATAAGGCAGGCATGGACTATGTAAGTTGCTCACCATTCAGAATACCAATTGCAAGGCTTGCTGCTGCACAGGCATCGTTCCAACAGCCGGTATCTCAGGCAACTGTTTGA
- a CDS encoding lysophospholipid acyltransferase family protein, with the protein MKVEQSEKYNIVSFIKNTSSGMFSCACRYCYIVLGILNNCCFFVLKITGIILLKIIFRIKAENKDKIPRTGPLIVAPNHFSYLDPIALQAVFPRRISFMMTEQFYEGRMKWLFKLLHCICVREKENGINITALREGLEVLKKNGVLGIFPEGEVSRVGCLQEGIQGVGFLAKKSGAPVIPVFISGTYEALPKGKILPKPHRIEVIFGNPVSFDQTKKTTKEEIGYITRKIMEEIKKLSA; encoded by the coding sequence ATGAAAGTGGAACAATCTGAAAAGTACAACATAGTATCTTTTATAAAAAATACATCGTCAGGTATGTTTTCCTGTGCTTGCAGATACTGTTATATTGTGCTGGGGATACTGAATAATTGCTGCTTCTTTGTTCTCAAAATAACGGGTATTATCCTGTTAAAAATAATCTTTCGTATCAAAGCAGAGAATAAAGACAAAATACCCCGCACGGGACCTCTTATTGTAGCCCCAAATCATTTTAGCTATCTGGACCCCATCGCACTCCAGGCAGTATTTCCAAGACGCATTTCTTTCATGATGACCGAGCAGTTTTATGAAGGACGCATGAAATGGCTCTTCAAACTGCTCCACTGTATTTGTGTAAGGGAAAAGGAAAACGGTATCAATATCACCGCGCTGAGAGAAGGTCTCGAAGTACTTAAAAAAAACGGCGTTCTCGGTATCTTCCCTGAAGGAGAGGTCAGCCGGGTGGGCTGCCTTCAGGAAGGTATCCAGGGGGTCGGTTTTCTTGCTAAAAAAAGCGGTGCACCAGTTATTCCGGTCTTCATCTCCGGCACCTATGAAGCATTGCCAAAAGGGAAGATACTGCCAAAACCTCACAGAATTGAGGTTATTTTTGGCAATCCGGTATCGTTTGATCAGACAAAAAAAACTACGAAAGAAGAAATCGGGTACATCACAAGGAAAATAATGGAAGAGATTAAAAAATTATCCGCCTAG
- a CDS encoding alpha/beta fold hydrolase has protein sequence MIDTILTDLSLYGSEFTFEGGNPACLLIHGLGSGPVLMREIGEYLCKHGYTARGILLPGHCMDTGGLSLKPYHSWDQKVEAEYLHLKSQYHEVAVIGFSLGALLTLQLAMKYPIKKIILMSTPLFLVRKYLPVHSLIRICRNFSWKIRTWRKKYYMESEIYSGYLYHPINTYFSFEALYEIVMIIETVKSGLKNVQSPALILHSKNDGVAAPASAEYVREYLGSSEKYLVWLERSHHYILCNNGKHVVFNTIRNFLYNPCTTT, from the coding sequence ATGATTGATACAATACTTACCGACCTATCCCTCTACGGATCTGAGTTTACCTTCGAAGGGGGCAATCCGGCATGCCTGCTCATTCACGGATTGGGCAGCGGTCCTGTCTTAATGAGAGAAATCGGGGAATATCTCTGCAAACACGGCTATACAGCAAGAGGAATACTCTTGCCAGGACACTGCATGGACACAGGTGGACTTTCACTGAAACCGTATCATAGCTGGGACCAAAAGGTAGAAGCCGAATATCTGCACCTGAAAAGTCAGTATCATGAAGTTGCTGTTATTGGTTTCTCTCTTGGTGCATTGCTAACCCTGCAATTAGCAATGAAATATCCAATTAAAAAAATTATCCTCATGAGTACCCCTCTGTTTCTCGTCCGAAAATACCTACCGGTGCACAGCCTGATCCGTATATGCAGGAATTTTAGCTGGAAGATCAGGACGTGGAGAAAAAAATATTATATGGAATCCGAGATATACTCCGGTTACCTCTATCACCCAATAAACACCTATTTTTCATTTGAAGCACTTTATGAAATTGTAATGATCATCGAAACTGTCAAATCAGGTTTAAAGAATGTACAATCACCAGCACTTATTCTTCATTCCAAAAATGATGGAGTTGCTGCCCCGGCAAGCGCAGAATACGTAAGAGAATATCTCGGTTCTTCTGAAAAATACCTGGTATGGCTTGAACGAAGCCATCACTATATCCTCTGTAATAACGGGAAGCATGTCGTCTTCAATACAATAAGGAATTTCCTGTACAATCCCTGTACAACTACTTAA